From Ananas comosus cultivar F153 linkage group 8, ASM154086v1, whole genome shotgun sequence, one genomic window encodes:
- the LOC109713767 gene encoding transcription factor GHD7-like, whose translation MAGLDLCDICRREVMGGGGSCPHHRADLNRAIPMFPEPHEFQFFGHDDNVAWLFNDPRSDVEPPPPPPPHADYMERFRETPFLPGHGLTFDVPLSRTGLQSLTETAPSTTNGISVGHAAASSATIMSFCGSTFTDASSGSAKDAGDATAPSQGDPTMEREARVMRYKEKRKRRRYEKQIRYASRKAYAEMRPRIKGRFAKVPETSPLMMAGPPPPPPPPPPPAAPPPPPSYDPNRLDLGWFRS comes from the exons ATGGCGGGACTCGATCTCTGCGATATATGCCGCCGCGAAGTCATGGGCGGCGGGGGGTCGTGCCCGCACCACCGCGCCGACCTCAACCGCGCGATCCCGATGTTCCCGGAGCCGCACGAGTTCCAGTTCTTCGGCCACGACGATAACGTCGCGTGGCTGTTCAACGATCCCCGATCCGACGTCGAACCccctcccccgcccccgccgcaCGCCGATTACATGGAGAGGTTTCGCGAGACGCCGTTCCTGCCGGGGCACGGCCTCACGTTCGATGTTCCGCTGAGCCGCACCGGCCTGCAGTCGTTGACGGAGACCGCACCGAGCACGACCAACGGGATCAGCGTCGGCCATGCAGCCGCATCCAGTGCCACCATC ATGTCGTTCTGCGGGAGCACGTTCACCGACGCGTCGAGCGGGAGCGCGAAGGACGCGGGCGACGCCACGGCGCCAAGTCAAGGGGACCCGACGATGGAGAGAGAGGCGAGGGTGATGAGGTACAAAGAGAAGCGGAAGAGGCGGAGGTACGAGAAGCAGATCCGGTATGCCTCGCGAAAGGCTTACGCCGAAATGAGGCCGAGGATCAAGGGCCGGTTCGCGAAGGTTCCGGAGACGAGCCCGCTGATGATGGCCgggccgccgcctcctccgcctccgcctcctcctcctgctgctcctcctcctcctccttcttacGACCCTAACAGGCTTGATCTTGGATGGTTTCGTTCCTGA